The segment AGTAACGGATTCCTAAAAGCCCCCCATGGGTAGCTTCCCATATTTTATTTGGTAGACCTGTCTGCAATGGATCTTGTAGAACCAATTGTTCcaaacaattgaaaattttaatgGATAAAGTACTGTCCAGATGAATTAATAATGCAGCTAAAGTTTGAGCAATTGACTCTCGTACGGGAGCAACAACTGTGTCATAAACATAATCGCCAAATCTATCCAATGCAAATACTGTGAGTAGACGAGACGCCAAATCCTCTaaactttttgaatttcttagATTATTTTCCTCTCTTGTCTTACCTTTAACCCTGCTAACCCCAAGGGCATGTTTCTTCACCAATTCCCGAAGACCTAATGCAGCACCGTGCCTTATTTCCCAGTTCTCGCTCATGAGATTATCTAGAAGTAGTTCATAAATACCTTGAAATTGCCAGACTAGACCCGCCACAATTTCATGTTGCTCTAGTAACGGCCTTACCGTGGATTCAATCATTAATTTATTTTCGTCAGCTTGTTCAGTTATTTCCAGCTTGGGATTTAGTTGATTACTAGCGGGAGAAGTGGCTGAGGATGCAGTAGAGTTGgttacatttttttcatttagtAAAGTCTTGGAAACTGAACTTTCAGTTATATCCACAGGATGCTTGGGAGTATTTTTAGCgctcattttcttctttcgCCTCGCCATGGCGAGCATTCTTGCTGATTTCTTACTAGCATGTGCCTTATTCTCACTCACATTATCAGCGGTATTGATCATAGGTATTTCTTGCTTCATATCATCTGGTTTGACCTGTTTCCTTACATTATCATCTGCCCTACCAAGAACATTATAATCATTCATACTGGATGCCAGGAGCACTTTACCTGATTTAAAAATTTCGTTCAATTTCCAATCAGATAAGGAATTAAGATTCTGATCCTCTTGTAAAAGGTTCAGCTGATCATTTTGAGTAGCTTCCTCtaattttacttttatttcatGTTCCAACTTTACCTGGGCGTTATCTAGCGGAGAGCCTTCATTTGTACCGCCTATCAAATCGGATTCATTCGGGTCCCAAGAAGGAGCGTGGGCAACTATGCCACCTACAGCCCTTGCTGCGGTAACACGCGTTTCCCATTTTTTGACCAGTAAAAAGGGGTAAACCCTAGACAACAATGAAAGAATGTCTTCAGGATGTTGTTTGGCCAAGTCTCCCATTTGATCGGCAGCCATATTCCGGACTACCTGGGTGGAACCGGTCTCTATTAATATAACCTGTCGATCCAACCGCGAAACTCGTGACGTCATCTGAAGTACTGTATATGTTTTGATACGTTCCTGCTCGTCAGTATTGGAAAGACggttttttcttgtaattTGTGTTCTGTAGGCTGCTGAAAGTAAATTTGAGATAACCGCCGAGCTATGTATTCTGAACTAGAATAGCAGATTGGTTGTTTTTTCCAGCGCGCAATAGAAAATGGCGCGCAAACCATCAAGGGAACGGAATTGGTGGAAATCACAAGCTTTTATATCAAGTGCACCAGCTGGCAACCGGGACGTGTTTTTTACTTTCGATTTTTTGCGATGAGGCGGTAGACGCGTTGGTTTTGCGCCTGGGGCCCGCCGCCTAAGGTGCGGGTAATGCAGTCTGCAGTGTTGCAATCGCATGCTTGCCTTGTAGCCTTTTAGTACCAGTTATCAACCAAGGACCACGTAAAAGTTTGAGAAAGGGGCGTTTGAGATTTGGAGATTATTGTGCCGTCACAGTGGTTGCAGGGGCAAAAGCTTATACATCTGAGTCTCTAAATGCCAACAAGACCGTGTTAGTATATGAGCCAAGGGATATATTAGCCACTCCCATGCTAGAAGTAAGAAGGAACGTTGCATTCCTTAATACCAGATAGAGTCTGTTTTGCTTATGGCATCAGAATAACATCCTCTTACACCCACGCATTAATGtctaatttttttgggttTTTTTCTcgggttttttttttttcagtttttctGACGCAATAGCGAGTTTTTTGTCGTGAGGTCATTGTTATAAATTCAGATGGTTCCAGAGAATTATAAGAGTAATTCTTTTCTGTGAGTGCTACCtatcctttttttttttggtgagtttaagaaaagcaaaaaaaccGAAGACAAAAGCACATAAATAGTCAACATGCCAAGTACGTTATACATCTCATCCttttaaaaaggaaagataGTTTTTATCGAAATAAAAATCATAATTGTTATGATTTTGAGGATCGGGTCCTCATAAATATCTGGAAGAGCCTTTGTtgaattctttttatttttcaatagtgAGCAGTTCTTCACGCAATACCTCTTTTTGGAAATGAATCTTTGCACTGAATTCCCGACACTTCAGGTAAAGTTTTTCCAAACTCATTCAGCATGGACTGTGAGCATCTCGATGCTGATCATCCCAAATGCTGGTGTTTGAAGTATTCAAACTTAATATAAAACTATTAGGTTGAAGAACTGTTATTCATAAACTGAGCATGTCTTACCTCGCTTAACACtggattttgaaaaataaaaactatGAAGAATTGTCGACAATCAGCTTAATGATATTTATGTAGTGATCTTGATCTTCGCTTTCAATCCGAAAAAGAGCATTCACTAACAAACAGATTGTAAATATCTTGTAAAACAGGAGCCCCAAGAACATACTCTAAGACTTACTCTACCCCAAAGAGACCTTATGAATCTTCTCGTTTGGATGCTGAATTGAAATTAGCTGGTGAATTCGGtttaaaaaacaagaaggaaatttatagaatttcttttcaattatcTAAGATTCGTCGTGCTGCCAGAGATTTGTTGACTAGAGACGAAAAGGACCCAAAGAGGTTGTTTGAAGGTAATGCTTTGATCAGAAGATTGGTTAGAGTTGGTGTCTTGTCCGAAGACAAAAAGAAGTTAGATTATGTTTTAGCTTTGAAGGTCGAAGATTTCTTGGAAAGAAGATTGCAAACTCAAGTTTACAAGTTGGGTTTGGCTAAATCTGTTCATCACGCTAGAGTCTTGATAACTCAAAGACACATTGCTGTTGGCAAACAAATCGTCAACATCCCCTCTTTCATGGTTAGATTAGACTCTGAAAAGCACATTGATTTTGCGCCAACATCTCCATTCGGTGGGGCTAGACCAGGTAGAGTCGCCAGAAGAAATGCTGCTAGAAAGGCTGAATCGTCTGGTGATGCTGATGAAGCTGACGAAGAGTAAATATGTTGATTCTTTCATTCAACGCTTTTTACTTCTAAATCACGTTAAAATCACAATACTAGCATCCGATAGagaattattttcatattACTATCGACATTGTATAATAGGACGAAGAACTTCTTCTATACGAGCAtttttataataaataGAAAACGCAAGGTAAAATTATAAGAATACAAATTGGTCAATTGCTTCCTATGATAGGGTCACCAAACTACACATATTTCGACGTTATTGGACTTCAGAGGTAGTTCAGGGTGTGAGCTTCACTGTATATTGGCCACAATTATTCTCCATCATTTATATATCAACATCCGTACCTTTCTGCCTCCAGACATATTTctgatttattttttgaaaaactaaaatGGGATAATATATGCCGCAGTCTGAATAGGCGTGAGCGCGCAGTATCTGGATGGGTGAGGTAAGATCCATCCATACCTTAGCAACTATGGTAGTGAGTAAGATCTACTGTATTGTACTAGAGGCAAATAGATTAATATATACGAAGAGCCAGTGAATGTGGAAGTTGGCTTCaaagcaaagaaattgaGACAGTCAAGGACACTAAGCAAAAATGGGTAAATCGTATGTCGA is part of the Saccharomyces mikatae IFO 1815 strain IFO1815 genome assembly, chromosome: 16 genome and harbors:
- the RPS9A gene encoding 40S ribosomal protein uS4 (similar to Saccharomyces cerevisiae RPS9A (YPL081W) and RPS9B (YBR189W); ancestral locus Anc_8.554), which codes for MPRAPRTYSKTYSTPKRPYESSRLDAELKLAGEFGLKNKKEIYRISFQLSKIRRAARDLLTRDEKDPKRLFEGNALIRRLVRVGVLSEDKKKLDYVLALKVEDFLERRLQTQVYKLGLAKSVHHARVLITQRHIAVGKQIVNIPSFMVRLDSEKHIDFAPTSPFGGARPGRVARRNAARKAESSGDADEADEE